The following proteins are co-located in the Camelina sativa cultivar DH55 chromosome 12, Cs, whole genome shotgun sequence genome:
- the LOC104733093 gene encoding glutathione S-transferase T3-like, translating into MDSTNPFFQSSSYLNLLNSQEEGGLNENFRWESYPPSGQSSQPSPYSSQPSPQSSQPSPHSSQPSPHSSQETPLERKERKTWTPADDEVLISAWLNTSKDAIVANQQKGGSFWQRIQKYYADTPHARNGGEQMLVTHCKQRWHKINDQTNKFCAAFAAAERQNSSGHSENDIMINAHDIYFADHKKRFNLEHCWFRLRFEQKFLSLNTINTLPSQPATKRKQAAEGSQSSSSNVDDHEKRPEGIKAAKAKRNNAQSTNVKTLAEYKSMWDVKKEELAEKEKLQKLAILDTLLAKKEPLSASEEIIMNKIVSQYF; encoded by the coding sequence ATGGATTCTACGAATCCCTTCtttcagtcttcttcttacttaaaCTTGCTTAACAGTCAAGAAGAAGGTGGGTTAAATGAAAACTTTCGTTGGGAAAGTTATCCACCTTCTGGACAGAGCTCCCAACCTTCTCCTTACAGCTCCCAACCCTCTCCTCAAAGCTCCCAACCTTCTCCTCACAGCTCCCAACCTTCTCCTCACAGCTCACAAGAAACACCATTGGAGCGCAAGGAGAGAAAGACATGGACACCTGCTGATGATGAAGTCTTGATCTCCGCATGGCTCAACACTTCAAAAGATGCCATCgttgcaaatcaacaaaagggaGGAAGCTTCTGGCAAAGGATTCAAAAATACTATGCTGACACTCCTCATGCTAGAAATGGTGGTGAACAGATGCTGGTGACACATTGCAAGCAGCGTTGGCACAAGATAAATGACCAAACTAACAAGTTCTGTGCGGCATTCGCAGCTGCTGAGAGACAGAACAGCTCTGGTCATTCTGAAAATGATATCATGATCAATGCACATGATATCTACTTCGCTGACCATAAGAAGAGATTTAATCTTGAACATTGTTGGTTTCGGTTAAGGTTTGAGCAGAAATTTCTATCCCTGAACACTATTAACACGCTCCCATCTCAGCCTgcaacaaagaggaaacaagCTGCTGAAGGGTCACAATCATCAAGCTCCAATGTTGATGATCATGAGAAACGGCCAGAAGGGATCAAGGCTGCCAAGGCGAAGAGGAACAATGCTCAGTCCACAAACGTGAAGACTCTTGCTGAGTATAAGAGCATGTGGGATGTCAAGAAAGAGGAATTGGCTGAAAAGGAGAAACTACAGAAGCTGGCCATCCTAGACACTCTCCTAGCCAAAAAAGAACCCTTGAGTGCGAGTGAAGAAATCATCATGAACAAGATAGTGTCCCAGTATTTCTGA
- the LOC104729350 gene encoding uncharacterized protein LOC104729350: MRVGVPVAAATTVGGVVLRRRIPARMGSSTVGAFTSIKEMVTVEREIKKSKFIAIAGPISSTEQSAQLFLSQVRDPRASHNCWAYKIGDQLHRCSDDGEPSGTAGKPIQSAILSSGLDRVMVVVIRYFGGIKLGTGGLVRAYGGVTSDCLKAAPTCLVKSKVQMGVEVTFDLLGLLYNQLQACQAEEIKEDYDTGKDGTAMVSFKVDFDQVDKLEDAIKSNCRRDLVFYKSSS, from the exons ATGCGGGTGGGCGTACCGGTAGCAGCAGCAACCACCGTGGGCGGGGTCGTTCTCCGAAGGCGAATCCCGGCGAGGATGGGTTCGAGTACGGTGGGAGCATTTACGAGCATAAAAGAAATGGTAACAgtggagagagagataaagaagagcAAGTTCATCGCCATCGCTGGTCCTATCTCCTCCACCGAGCAATCCGCTCAATTGTTCCTATCTCAGGTCCGTGATCCTCGCGCTTCTCACAATTGCTGGGCTTATAAGATCGGTGATCAACTCCATCGATGTAGCGATGATGGTGAACCTTCAGGCACCGCTGGGAAACCGATTCAATCCGCAATTTTGTCTTCTGGTTTAGACAGAGTTATGGTTGTTGTCATTAGGTATTTTGGGGGAATCAAACTTGGAACTGGAGGTCTTGTTAGAGCATATGGTGGTGTTACATCTGATTGTTTGAAAGCTGCTCCTACTTGCCTTGTCAAGTCCaaa GTTCAAATGGGAGTCGAGGTGACATTTGATCTTTTAGGTCTTCTTTACAATCAG CTGCAAGCGTGTCAGGCTGAGGAAATTAAGGAAGACTATGATACTGGTAAAGATGGTACTGCCATGGTTTCTTTCAAGGTTGATTTTGACCAGGTTGATAAATTAGAGGATGCTATCAAATCAAACTGTAGACGAGACCTTGTCTTTTACAAAAGTTCgagttaa
- the LOC104729351 gene encoding cornifin alpha-like, giving the protein MAPLKNSFVTSLVIALAFTSFFTGLSAHRHLLQSTPATQPPSLTVPPLPKTTMPPLPSLPTPGQQTLPQPQPTLPQPTGLPPMPSTQIPSLPNPVQPTIPNIPQVSFPIIPSNIPFNFPFNIPFLTPPPSK; this is encoded by the coding sequence ATGGCTCCTCTGAAGAACTCCTTTGTAACATCTCTAGTCATTGCACTTGCATTCACAAGCTTCTTCACAGGCCTATCTGCTCATCGTCACCTTCTCCAGTCAACACCAGCGACTCAGCCTCCATCTTTAACAGTCCCACCTCTGCCCAAAACCACTATGCCGCCGCTTCCTTCTCTACCAACTCCAGGACAACAAACGCTACCACAGCCACAACCAACTCTACCACAGCCCACCGGGTTGCCACCAATGCCGAGCACACAGATACCTTCATTGCCCAACCCAGTGCAGCCCACAATCCCAAACATTCCACAGGTCAGCTTCCCTATTATTCCCAGCAACATTCCCTTTAACTTTCCTTTCAACATTCCTTTCCTTACTCCACCACCTTcaaagtaa